In the Gammaproteobacteria bacterium genome, one interval contains:
- a CDS encoding rhodanese-like domain-containing protein: MNTTTCLHTLRAGLLSALLLVLPAAAWAAPDFLVDADWLADRIDDDDVVVLEVRYHPHRYLTIGHIPGAVQIQRFKDLGANHATPPMRFPSHEVFQQRLRSWGVNDDSTIVIYDDSRTALASRLYFMLDLYGFDMDRVKVLNGGTIEWTVFNELEKEPAAPAPGNVTLKPAHPGLLVEWTAVYDDVISRRDPQVVLLDARPGDMYTGEVIRHSIQGGHVPGAINIVSLDGTDGQSQKWKDDEALAAMYSAIPKDKTIYIYCHDGFRQSLAYMQLKHLGYEDVRLYNGGWSHWGNELTLPVVEGPEPYDEAYAL, translated from the coding sequence ATGAACACAACGACCTGCTTGCATACCCTCCGCGCCGGGCTGCTGTCGGCCCTGCTCCTGGTCCTGCCCGCCGCCGCCTGGGCGGCACCGGACTTCCTGGTGGACGCCGACTGGCTGGCGGACCGCATCGACGACGACGATGTGGTGGTGCTGGAGGTGCGTTATCACCCCCACCGCTACCTCACCATCGGCCACATTCCCGGCGCGGTGCAGATCCAGCGCTTCAAGGACCTCGGCGCCAACCACGCCACCCCGCCCATGCGCTTTCCCTCCCACGAGGTGTTCCAGCAGCGCCTGCGTTCCTGGGGGGTCAACGACGATTCCACCATCGTCATCTACGACGACTCCCGCACCGCCCTGGCCTCGCGGCTCTACTTCATGCTGGACCTCTACGGCTTCGACATGGACCGCGTGAAGGTGCTGAACGGCGGCACCATCGAATGGACCGTGTTCAACGAGCTCGAGAAGGAGCCGGCCGCGCCGGCACCGGGCAACGTCACCCTGAAGCCGGCCCATCCCGGCCTGCTGGTGGAATGGACGGCCGTCTACGACGACGTTATATCCCGCCGCGACCCGCAGGTGGTGCTGCTAGACGCCCGCCCCGGGGACATGTACACGGGTGAGGTGATCCGCCATTCCATCCAGGGCGGCCACGTCCCCGGCGCCATCAACATCGTGAGCCTCGACGGCACCGATGGCCAGAGCCAGAAATGGAAGGACGACGAGGCCCTGGCGGCCATGTACAGCGCCATTCCCAAGGACAAGACCATTTATATCTACTGCCACGACGGCTTCCGCCAGAGCCTCGCCTACATGCAATTGAAGCATCTCGGCTACGAGGACGTGCGCCTCTACAACGGCGGCTGGTCCCACTGGGGCAACGAGCTGACCCTGCCGGTGGTGGAGGGCCCAGAGCCCTACGACGAGGCCTACGCCCTGTAA